In Janthinobacterium agaricidamnosum NBRC 102515 = DSM 9628, the DNA window GATCGGCGTGCTGCAAGGCTTGATCACCGACTACCCGCAAGTGTTTTCTACCGTGCGCGGCAGCGGCTTGCTGCTCGGCCTGGTGGTCAGCGACGCCTACAAGGGGCGCGCCAAGGACATCCAGAAAGCCGCCGAAGCGCAAGGCTTGATGGTGCTGATCGCCGGCATGGACGTGGTGCGCCTGGCGCCTGCGCTGGTGGTGTCCGATGAACAGATCTTTGACGCGGGCCGCCTGCTGCGCGCCGCCGTCGACAGCCTGCTCAAGGCCGGCTAAGGCACTGTTGTTTTAGTACCGCCGGCCCGCTGCTTGCGCCACGCGCTTGCGCCGCGGGCCGGTTCTGGTTTTTACCAGCTTCATCCGCACCCAAAGGAGTTCACATGTATGTTGTCCGTCCGGTAGAACTTGCGGATATCGCTGCCCTGGAAACACTGGCGGCGCTGACCATGCCGGGTGTCCATACCTTGCCGAAGACGCGCGAGAAAATCGCCGCCTCGGTCGAGCGCTCCATCGCGTCGTTCGCGGCGCAGGTCGATATCCCGAGCGAAGAATCCTATCTGTTCGTGCTTGAATCGCTGCTGGATCGCAGCATCGCCGGCACCGCCGCGATCTTTGCGTCGGCCGGTTCGAATGGCACCTATTTTTCCTTCCGCAACGACGTCATCCAGCAAGTGTCGCGCGACTTGAACATCAGCCACAGCGTGCATGCGCTGACGCTGTGCTCCGAGCTGACCGGCTATTCCCAGCTGTCCGGTTTTTATGTGCGCAACATGGAACAGGCCGGTCTCGAAGCGGCGCTGCTGTCGCGCGCGCGGCTGCTGTTCGCGGTGCTGGCGCCGCAGCGTTTCGGCGACCGCTTTTTCGTGCCGCTGGCCGGCATCACCGATCACGACGGCCAGTCGCCGTTCTGGGATGCGCTGGGCCGCAAATTCTTCCAGATGGATTTCCTGGACGCCGAAAAAGTCATCGGCGGCGCGCGCAACCGCACCCTGATCGTCGAGCTGATGCCGCACTACCCGGTCTATGTGCCGCTGCTGCCGGGCGACGCCCAGGCCGCGATGGGCCAGATCCACCCGAGCGGCGAATTGCCGTTCAACTTGCTGACCGAGGAAGGCTTCGAGGCGGACGATTACATCGATATCTTCGACGGCGGCCCGATCCTGCAGGCACACAAGAATTCGCTGCGCACCTTTACCGGTTCGATGACCCGCAAGGTCATCGCCGGCGTGACGCCGAGCCGCACCGGCCTGAAGGTCAATTACGCGATCGCGGCCGGATTGCCGCAAAACTTCCGCGCCGTGACGTTTGCCTGCGACCCGCTGGAAGCGGCCGACAGCATCGGCTTGCCGGCCGAGCTGCTGGAAGCGCTGGCCGTGACCGACGGCGACAGCGTGATCTGCGTCAGAATCTGACAGTACGTAAAAAAGTAAGCACAAAATAAAGTGAGGCTCCTATGTTAGTGGTACGCGCAATCAATGCCTCCGACCTGGACGCCCTGTACGACCTGGCCAGCCAGGTCGGCACCGGCATGACCACGCTCAAGCCGGACATGAAAATGCTCGGCGACCGGCTGGCCATCGCCTGCGCCTCGTTCGCCGAAACCATCCCGGTGCCGCAGCGCGACTACATGTTCGTGATGGAAGACACCGACAGCGGTCGGCTGGCCGGCGTCTGCGCGATCAAGGGCGCGGTCGGGCTGGAAGAGCCGTTCTACAATTACCGCATCGGCACGCTGGTGCATTCCAGCCGCGAGCTGGACGTCTTCACACGCATGGAAACGCTGTACCTGTCGAACGACCTGACCGGCAGCACCGAACTGTGTTCGCTGTTCCTGCACCCGGATTACCGCAGCGGCACCAACGGCAAGCTGCTGTCGAAGAGCCGCTTCCTGTTCATCGCCCAGTTCCCGCAGCTGTTCACCGAAAAACTGATCGCCGAAATGCGCGGCTATCAGGCGCCGGACGGCAGTTCGCCGTTTTACGAAGGCCTGGGCCGGCACTTCTTCAAGATGGATTTCCACCATGTCGACGACTTGACCAGCCTCGGCAAGAAATCGTTCATCGCCGAGCTGATGCCGCGCCAGCCGATGTATGTCGCCTACCTGCCGGACGATGCGCAGGAAGTGATCGGCAAGGTCCACCTGAGCACCGCGCCGGCGCGCCGGCTGCTGGAGCAGGAAGGCTTGCACTTCGAGGGCTACGTCGACATTTTCGATGCCGGCCCGGTGCTGCAGGCGCGCGTGTCCGAATTGCGCGCGATGCGCGACAGCATGCTGGTCAGCGTCGATGCGGCGGCCGGCGAAGAAACGCCGTGCGGCGATATCTACGACAGCCTGGAAGCGGAACCGTACCTGGTGTCGAACACCGATTTACAGGACTTCCGCATGATCGTGTCGAACGCCAACCCGGTGGCCGGCAAGATCGCGTTGTCCGACGAGGAATTACAACTGCTGCGATGCCGCAGCGGCGACGCCGTGCGCACGCTGTCGCTTAACTTGAGGAAGAATCCACATGCCTGATTTGTCCAACGCTAACCTTTCCAACTTCATCAATGGCGCATGGCTGGCCGGCGGCGGTGCCGAGCTGGTCACCATCGATCCCGCCAGCGGCCGCCAGACCTGGGCCAGCAATCAAGCCACCGCGGCCGACGTCGAACAGGCGTGCCAGGCCGCCCGCGCGGCGTTCGGGAGCTGGGCCGACACGCCGCTGGAACAGCGCATCGCCATCTGCGTGCGCTTCCGCGACTTGCTGAAGCAGGACGCCGAAGAGCTGGCGCTGCTGATCTCGGAAGAAGTCGGCAAGCCGCTGTGGGAATCGCGCACCGAAGTGGCGACGATGGCCAGCAAGATCGACATCTCGGTGCAGTCGCATGGCGCGCGCACCGGCGTCACGCACAGCAAGATCGCCGACGGCGACGCGGTGCTGCGGCACCGTCCGCACGGCGTGTTCGGCGTGTTCGGTCCTTACAATTTTCCCGGCCACCTGCCGAACGGCCACATCGTGCCGGCGCTGATCGCCGGTAACACGGTGGTCTTCAAGCCCAGCGAATACGCGCCGCGCACGGCTATCAAGACGGTCCAATTGTGGCAGCGGGCAGGCTTGCCGGCCGGCGTCGTCAATCTGGTCAACGGCGGCCGCGATACCGGCGTCGCGCTGGGACAGAATGCCTTGCTGGACGGCGTGCTGTTCACCGGCAGCTGCCAGACCGGCGTCAGCCTGCATCGCCAGTTCGGCGGCCAGCCCGGCAAGATGCTGGCGCTGGAAATGGGCGGCAACAACGCGCTGGTGGTGTGGGATATCAAGGATATCGACGCGGCCGTGCACCACGCGATCTTTTCGGCGTTTGTCTCGGCCGGCCAGCGCTGCACCTGCGCGCGCCGGCTGGTGGTGCAGGATAACGCGGCCGGCGCCGCCTTCATCCAGCGCCTGATCGACGTGGCCGCCAGGCTGGGCCTGGGCGCGTCGGACGCCGAACCGCAGCCGTTCATGGGGCCGGTGGTATCGGCCGCCGTCGCCGCAAGGCTGGTAGAAGCG includes these proteins:
- a CDS encoding arginine N-succinyltransferase, with product MYVVRPVELADIAALETLAALTMPGVHTLPKTREKIAASVERSIASFAAQVDIPSEESYLFVLESLLDRSIAGTAAIFASAGSNGTYFSFRNDVIQQVSRDLNISHSVHALTLCSELTGYSQLSGFYVRNMEQAGLEAALLSRARLLFAVLAPQRFGDRFFVPLAGITDHDGQSPFWDALGRKFFQMDFLDAEKVIGGARNRTLIVELMPHYPVYVPLLPGDAQAAMGQIHPSGELPFNLLTEEGFEADDYIDIFDGGPILQAHKNSLRTFTGSMTRKVIAGVTPSRTGLKVNYAIAAGLPQNFRAVTFACDPLEAADSIGLPAELLEALAVTDGDSVICVRI
- the astA gene encoding arginine N-succinyltransferase → MLVVRAINASDLDALYDLASQVGTGMTTLKPDMKMLGDRLAIACASFAETIPVPQRDYMFVMEDTDSGRLAGVCAIKGAVGLEEPFYNYRIGTLVHSSRELDVFTRMETLYLSNDLTGSTELCSLFLHPDYRSGTNGKLLSKSRFLFIAQFPQLFTEKLIAEMRGYQAPDGSSPFYEGLGRHFFKMDFHHVDDLTSLGKKSFIAELMPRQPMYVAYLPDDAQEVIGKVHLSTAPARRLLEQEGLHFEGYVDIFDAGPVLQARVSELRAMRDSMLVSVDAAAGEETPCGDIYDSLEAEPYLVSNTDLQDFRMIVSNANPVAGKIALSDEELQLLRCRSGDAVRTLSLNLRKNPHA
- the astD gene encoding succinylglutamate-semialdehyde dehydrogenase, whose protein sequence is MPDLSNANLSNFINGAWLAGGGAELVTIDPASGRQTWASNQATAADVEQACQAARAAFGSWADTPLEQRIAICVRFRDLLKQDAEELALLISEEVGKPLWESRTEVATMASKIDISVQSHGARTGVTHSKIADGDAVLRHRPHGVFGVFGPYNFPGHLPNGHIVPALIAGNTVVFKPSEYAPRTAIKTVQLWQRAGLPAGVVNLVNGGRDTGVALGQNALLDGVLFTGSCQTGVSLHRQFGGQPGKMLALEMGGNNALVVWDIKDIDAAVHHAIFSAFVSAGQRCTCARRLVVQDNAAGAAFIQRLIDVAARLGLGASDAEPQPFMGPVVSAAVAARLVEAQAAMVAKGGTTLLQMRQLTPQAGFVTAGIVDVTDAQGIPDEEWFGPLLQVIRVADFDTALSVANNTAFGLAAALLSDDPALWQKFQARARAGIINWNRPTTGAASSAPFGGVGQSGNHRPSAYYAADYCAYPVASIENSVLEMPAKLSPGLNF